From Actinopolymorpha cephalotaxi, one genomic window encodes:
- a CDS encoding NUDIX domain-containing protein, with amino-acid sequence MTSAKDIGRRAYDVAPSETTTTSRQHLVGLVEGIRPWDETEQAHRQTVLDWLAGGAPAYRTAKPDVPDPHLVSYFVVVDETRLELLLVAHRKAGLWLPSGGHVEPGEDPWETVVRECLEELNVAAAPSHLPGLPGDRPFFVTVTRTRGAGPHTDVSLWYVLGLPRSSIVSYDATEFDGIRWVRVDEVADEPPGTLDPHLPRFAAKLLASVRPGGGSS; translated from the coding sequence GTGACCAGTGCGAAAGACATCGGGCGACGCGCGTACGACGTCGCGCCTTCCGAGACGACGACCACGTCCCGGCAGCACCTGGTCGGCCTGGTCGAGGGCATCCGCCCGTGGGACGAGACCGAGCAGGCCCACCGGCAGACGGTCCTGGACTGGCTGGCCGGCGGCGCCCCGGCTTACCGGACCGCGAAGCCGGACGTCCCGGACCCCCACCTGGTGAGCTACTTCGTCGTGGTCGACGAGACCCGGCTGGAGCTGCTGCTGGTCGCCCACCGCAAGGCCGGGCTCTGGCTGCCGTCAGGAGGACACGTCGAACCCGGCGAGGACCCGTGGGAGACGGTCGTACGAGAGTGCCTCGAGGAGCTCAACGTCGCGGCCGCACCCTCCCACCTGCCCGGTCTCCCCGGCGACCGGCCGTTCTTCGTCACCGTGACCCGCACCCGCGGTGCCGGCCCGCACACCGACGTGAGTCTCTGGTATGTCCTCGGCCTGCCGAGATCGTCGATCGTCTCCTACGACGCGACCGAGTTCGACGGCATCAGGTGGGTGCGGGTGGACGAGGTGGCCGACGAGCCGCCGGGCACTCTGGACCCGCACCTGCCCCGGTTCGCGGCCAAACTGCTGGCGTCCGTACGACCTGGTGGCGGCTCGTCCTGA
- a CDS encoding GNAT family N-acetyltransferase: MNDGATDVFQVANRPGASHRVTLRHLTADDQDEFLDLVSASVDLHHPWMALPSTPERFRAYLARYAEPHEEAVAICVRGSGAIAGVVNLNSIIRGRFQSGSVSYAAFAPTAGRGYLTEGLTLVVRYAFEQLRLHRLEAQIQPGNHASLNLVRRVGFRHEGYSPELLYIDGAWRDHERWAITSTMVDIAPTPAHPTLPER; this comes from the coding sequence GTGAACGATGGGGCGACAGACGTCTTTCAGGTGGCCAACCGACCGGGCGCCTCCCACCGGGTGACCCTGCGGCATCTCACCGCAGATGACCAGGACGAGTTCCTCGACCTGGTGAGCGCCAGCGTGGACCTGCACCACCCGTGGATGGCGCTGCCGTCCACGCCGGAGCGGTTCCGGGCCTACCTCGCGCGGTACGCGGAGCCGCACGAGGAGGCGGTGGCGATCTGCGTACGCGGCAGCGGGGCCATCGCCGGCGTGGTCAACCTCAACAGCATCATTCGCGGACGGTTCCAGTCCGGGTCCGTTTCCTACGCCGCCTTCGCCCCCACCGCCGGCCGGGGATACCTGACCGAAGGGCTCACACTGGTGGTGCGCTACGCGTTCGAGCAGCTACGGCTGCACCGGCTCGAAGCCCAGATCCAGCCCGGCAACCACGCCTCCTTGAACCTCGTCCGTCGGGTCGGCTTCCGGCACGAGGGCTACTCGCCCGAGCTGCTGTACATCGACGGAGCCTGGCGGGACCACGAGCGCTGGGCGATCACCAGCACCATGGTCGACATCGCCCCCACGCCTGCGCACCCGACGCTGCCGGAGCGCTAG
- a CDS encoding metallophosphoesterase has protein sequence MTVRHRILHLSDTHLNSPDVDASAALARILYDARFVPKVDLVVVSGDIADDGSTEGCAGVREQVGRFCAERGIPHVYCTGNHDTREAFAAALGSGHLAADSTDMGTTMAGASGERAAVSIVAGLRVVTLDSLVPGHVHGHLDPGQLVWLREVLAEPAAAGTVLVLHHPPIAVPTSPIMDTVNLRNAGDLADAVQGTDVHAILCGHFHLQLSGLLRGIPVWVTPGVVTRIDFTAPPRWERAVVGAGATVVDLGGPASPLFHVLHARDPRAGEQVYLVDAVSGEDVVGEKP, from the coding sequence GTGACCGTCCGCCACCGGATCCTGCACCTGTCCGACACCCACCTGAACAGTCCTGACGTCGATGCCTCCGCGGCGCTGGCGCGCATCCTGTACGACGCCCGCTTCGTGCCGAAGGTGGATTTGGTCGTCGTGAGTGGCGACATCGCCGACGACGGTTCCACCGAAGGTTGCGCGGGCGTGCGGGAGCAAGTGGGCCGGTTCTGCGCCGAGCGAGGCATTCCGCATGTCTACTGCACGGGCAACCACGACACCCGAGAGGCGTTCGCGGCCGCCCTTGGCTCCGGGCACCTGGCGGCCGACAGCACCGACATGGGCACGACTATGGCGGGCGCGTCCGGCGAGCGCGCCGCCGTAAGCATCGTTGCTGGGCTGCGTGTGGTCACACTGGACAGCCTCGTGCCCGGCCACGTACACGGGCATCTCGACCCGGGCCAGCTGGTCTGGCTGCGTGAGGTGCTGGCTGAACCCGCTGCGGCGGGCACGGTGCTCGTGCTGCACCACCCACCGATCGCCGTGCCCACCTCTCCGATCATGGACACCGTGAATCTGCGTAACGCCGGTGATCTCGCCGATGCGGTACAGGGCACCGATGTCCATGCGATCCTGTGCGGTCACTTCCACCTGCAGCTGTCCGGCCTGCTGCGGGGCATACCGGTGTGGGTCACACCCGGCGTAGTCACCCGCATCGACTTCACCGCTCCGCCGCGGTGGGAACGCGCGGTGGTGGGCGCCGGGGCCACCGTGGTCGATCTCGGTGGCCCGGCTTCCCCGCTCTTCCACGTGCTGCACGCCCGCGACCCGCGTGCCGGCGAGCAGGTGTACCTCGTCGACGCGGTGTCGGGCGAGGATGTCGTCGGCGAGAAGCCATGA
- a CDS encoding DLW-39 family protein — protein sequence MIKKALLAAVAIAGGWFAYKRLQADKAEQNLWAEATDPVPPSGGAH from the coding sequence ATGATCAAGAAGGCACTCCTCGCCGCTGTCGCGATCGCCGGTGGCTGGTTCGCGTACAAGCGGTTGCAGGCGGACAAGGCGGAGCAGAACCTCTGGGCGGAGGCAACCGACCCGGTCCCGCCCTCCGGTGGCGCCCACTGA
- a CDS encoding DUF3566 domain-containing protein, which yields MKTAFLLSIAFAIVTVVAVSVVWYVLQAAGVYDSISRTITDVLGSASETRFNLEDYIGLQRVLGFTALICVVDVILITAIATLCAFLYNLSASLLGGLEVTLAEDE from the coding sequence ATGAAGACGGCGTTCCTGCTGTCCATCGCGTTCGCGATCGTGACCGTCGTGGCAGTGAGCGTGGTCTGGTACGTCCTCCAAGCGGCCGGCGTGTACGACTCCATCAGCCGGACGATCACCGACGTGCTGGGCAGCGCCTCGGAGACCCGGTTCAACCTCGAGGACTACATCGGGCTGCAGCGGGTCCTCGGGTTCACCGCGCTGATCTGCGTGGTCGACGTCATCCTGATCACCGCGATCGCCACGCTGTGTGCGTTCCTCTACAACCTGTCCGCCAGCCTGCTGGGTGGCCTGGAGGTCACGCTCGCCGAGGACGAGTGA
- the gyrA gene encoding DNA gyrase subunit A, with product MTEDTTAAPPPPPSRVNPVDLQAEMQRNYLEYAMSVIVGRALPDVRDGLKPVHVRVLYAMYDGGYRPDRGFSKCSRVVGDVMGQYHPHGDSAIYDTLVGLAQPWTKRHPLVQGQGNFGSPGNDPPAAMRYTECRMAPLAMEMVRDIDEDTVEFRPNYDGRGQEPVVLPSRFPNLLINGSAGIAVGMATNIPPHNMREVSSAALWALEHPEATREEILAAAMERIPGPDFPTGALIVGNRGIEDAYRTGRGSITMRAVVDVEEDSKGRTCLVITELPYQVNPDNLALRIAELADSGKVTGIADVRDDSSSRTGQRLVVVLKRDAIAKVVLNNLYKHTQLQDNFGANMLALVDGIPRTLSLDLFLSHWIDHQIDVIQRRTRFRLRKAEEDAHVYRGLAKALDALDEVIALIRRSPSADDARTGLIELLEIDEIQARAILDMQLRRLAALERQAILERLAELEARIADYKDILASPERQRRIVAEELTSIVDRYGDDRRTQIIPADGDLTAADLIPDEEVVVTITMGGYAKRTRSDLYRSQKRGGKGVRGASLRGDDVINHLFVTRTHHWLLFFTNRGRVYRARAYELPESARDAKGGHVAGLLSFQPDEEIAEVLAIADYEQFPYLVLATKKGLVKKTPLREYDSNRAAGVIALNFRDEDDELIGAELVHAEDELLLVSRKAQAVRFVADDGQLRPMGRATSGVTGMRFRDGDELLSMAVIRAGEEEGQYVFTVTDGGYAKRTAVTEYRRQGRGGLGIKAMRISDARGSLVGAIVVSNGDRVLSVKASGQVTRSPVTDVAAKGRDTMGVIFAGVREGDSVVAIARNTEDDAGDDGKPETADDLPADDGPTDGPAGQDQADSQEDST from the coding sequence GTGACCGAAGACACCACCGCCGCTCCGCCCCCACCCCCCTCCAGGGTCAACCCCGTCGATCTCCAGGCGGAGATGCAGCGCAACTACCTCGAGTACGCCATGAGCGTGATCGTGGGCCGGGCGCTGCCGGATGTCCGCGACGGGCTGAAGCCCGTGCACGTCCGCGTGCTGTACGCCATGTACGACGGCGGGTACCGCCCCGACCGGGGCTTCTCCAAGTGCTCGCGCGTCGTCGGTGACGTGATGGGTCAGTACCACCCCCACGGCGACTCCGCGATCTACGACACCCTGGTCGGTCTGGCGCAGCCGTGGACCAAGCGGCACCCGCTGGTGCAGGGGCAGGGCAACTTCGGCTCGCCCGGCAACGACCCGCCGGCCGCGATGCGGTACACCGAGTGCCGGATGGCCCCGCTGGCCATGGAGATGGTGCGTGACATCGACGAGGACACCGTCGAGTTCCGCCCCAACTACGACGGCCGCGGGCAGGAGCCGGTCGTACTCCCCAGCCGCTTCCCCAACCTGCTGATCAACGGCTCGGCCGGGATCGCGGTCGGGATGGCGACCAACATCCCGCCGCACAACATGCGTGAGGTCTCCTCGGCGGCGCTGTGGGCGCTGGAGCACCCGGAGGCCACCAGGGAGGAGATCCTCGCGGCCGCGATGGAGCGCATTCCCGGCCCGGACTTCCCGACCGGCGCGCTCATCGTCGGCAACCGCGGGATCGAGGACGCCTACCGCACCGGCCGCGGCTCGATCACGATGCGCGCGGTGGTCGACGTGGAGGAGGACAGCAAGGGCCGCACCTGTCTGGTGATCACCGAGCTGCCCTACCAGGTCAACCCGGACAACCTCGCTCTGCGGATCGCCGAGCTCGCCGACTCCGGCAAGGTCACCGGCATCGCCGACGTACGCGACGACTCCTCCTCCCGCACCGGCCAGCGGCTGGTCGTGGTCCTCAAGCGGGACGCGATCGCGAAGGTCGTCCTCAACAACCTCTACAAGCACACCCAGCTGCAGGACAACTTCGGCGCCAACATGCTGGCGCTCGTCGACGGGATCCCGCGCACGCTCTCCCTCGACCTGTTCCTCTCCCACTGGATCGACCACCAGATCGACGTCATCCAGCGGCGCACCCGCTTCCGGCTGCGCAAGGCCGAGGAGGATGCGCACGTCTACCGCGGCCTGGCCAAGGCGCTGGACGCCCTGGACGAGGTCATCGCGCTGATCCGGCGCAGCCCGTCGGCCGACGACGCCCGCACCGGGCTGATCGAGCTGCTGGAGATCGACGAGATCCAGGCGCGGGCCATCCTCGACATGCAGCTGCGCCGGCTGGCCGCGCTCGAACGCCAGGCCATCCTGGAGCGGCTGGCCGAACTCGAGGCCCGGATCGCCGACTACAAGGACATCCTCGCCTCGCCGGAGCGGCAGCGGCGGATCGTCGCCGAGGAGCTGACCTCCATCGTCGACCGCTACGGCGACGACCGGCGTACGCAGATCATCCCCGCCGACGGCGACCTCACCGCGGCCGACCTCATCCCGGACGAGGAGGTCGTGGTCACGATCACGATGGGTGGCTACGCCAAGCGCACCCGTAGCGATCTCTATCGCAGCCAGAAGCGCGGCGGGAAGGGCGTGCGAGGTGCGTCGCTGCGGGGCGACGACGTGATCAACCACCTGTTCGTGACCCGCACCCATCACTGGCTGTTGTTCTTCACCAACCGTGGCCGGGTCTACCGCGCCCGGGCGTACGAGCTGCCCGAGTCGGCACGCGACGCAAAGGGCGGGCACGTCGCCGGCCTGCTGTCGTTCCAGCCGGACGAGGAGATCGCCGAGGTGCTGGCGATCGCCGACTACGAGCAGTTCCCGTACCTCGTCCTGGCGACCAAGAAGGGCCTGGTCAAGAAGACCCCGCTGCGAGAGTACGACTCCAACCGCGCGGCCGGGGTGATCGCCCTGAACTTCCGGGACGAGGACGACGAGCTGATCGGCGCGGAGCTGGTCCATGCAGAAGACGAGCTCCTCCTGGTCTCCCGCAAGGCGCAGGCGGTACGTTTCGTGGCCGATGACGGACAGTTGCGGCCGATGGGCCGGGCTACGTCCGGCGTGACCGGGATGCGGTTCCGCGACGGTGACGAACTGTTGTCGATGGCGGTGATCCGAGCCGGGGAGGAAGAGGGCCAGTACGTCTTCACGGTGACCGACGGTGGCTACGCCAAGCGGACCGCCGTGACCGAGTACCGCCGGCAGGGCCGCGGCGGACTGGGAATCAAGGCGATGCGGATTTCCGACGCCCGAGGATCCCTCGTCGGGGCAATCGTGGTAAGCAACGGGGACCGGGTTCTGTCCGTCAAAGCCAGCGGACAGGTGACCAGAAGCCCGGTGACAGATGTGGCGGCGAAGGGGCGTGACACCATGGGCGTCATCTTCGCCGGCGTTCGCGAGGGAGACTCGGTCGTTGCCATTGCCCGGAACACCGAGGACGATGCTGGGGACGACGGGAAACCGGAGACGGCCGACGACCTGCCCGCTGATGATGGACCTACCGACGGTCCGGCCGGGCAGGACCAGGCTGACAGCCAGGAGGACAGCACGTGA
- the gyrB gene encoding DNA topoisomerase (ATP-hydrolyzing) subunit B, which yields MPTDGELPQYDASAIRVLEGLDAVRKRPGMYIGSTGERGLHQLVWEAVDNAVDEAMAGHADRVEVTILPDGGLRVVDNGRGIPTGIVESEGRSAVEVVMTVLHAGGKFGGGGYKVSGGLHGVGISVVNALSTRLDVEVRNAGHRWTQTFHLGEPDHPLAQHEETDETGTAITFWPTPDIFETTTFVYETIATRLREMAFLNKGLSIALRDERTELSETGEAREAVYCYENGIVDYVEHLNATKDAVHRSVIAFEAEDTKAGMSLDVAMQWNSSFTESVHTFANAINTHEGGTHEEGFRSALTSLVNKFGEDWNLIKKREDRLSGDDVREGLTAIISVKMEQPQFEGQTKTKLGNTEAKTFVQTLMYDQLSQWFEKNPGEGKDIVRKGIAAATARVAARKARDLARNRKGLLGGGGLPGKLADCQSTNPDECEIFIVEGDSAGGSAKGGRDPRIQAILPIRGKILNVERARIDRVLANAEVQAIIAALGTGIHEDFDLAKLRYHKIVLMADADVDGQHITTLLLTLLFRYMRHVIEAGHVYIAQPPLFKIRWSGAQHELAYSDRERDGLLAAGREAGRKLPKENPIQRYKGLGEMNADELWETTMDPDGRILGQVTLDDAAQADEIFSVLMGEDVEQRRSFIQRNAKDVRFLDI from the coding sequence GTGCCGACCGACGGGGAGCTGCCGCAGTACGACGCCAGCGCGATCCGGGTGCTCGAGGGCCTGGACGCGGTGCGTAAGCGGCCCGGCATGTACATCGGCTCCACCGGCGAACGGGGTCTGCACCAACTCGTCTGGGAGGCCGTCGACAACGCGGTCGACGAGGCGATGGCCGGGCACGCGGACCGGGTCGAGGTCACCATCCTGCCCGACGGCGGCCTCCGGGTGGTCGACAACGGCCGCGGTATCCCCACCGGGATCGTGGAGTCGGAGGGCCGTTCGGCGGTCGAGGTCGTGATGACCGTCCTGCACGCGGGCGGAAAGTTCGGCGGCGGCGGCTACAAGGTCTCCGGCGGTCTGCACGGCGTGGGTATCTCCGTGGTCAACGCGCTGTCGACCCGGCTGGACGTCGAGGTCAGGAACGCCGGTCACCGCTGGACGCAGACATTCCACCTCGGTGAGCCCGACCACCCGTTGGCCCAGCACGAGGAGACCGACGAGACCGGCACCGCGATCACGTTCTGGCCCACGCCCGACATCTTCGAGACGACGACGTTCGTCTACGAGACGATCGCCACCCGGCTGCGGGAGATGGCCTTCCTCAACAAGGGCCTGTCCATCGCGCTGCGGGACGAGCGGACCGAGCTGAGTGAGACGGGCGAGGCACGGGAGGCCGTCTACTGCTACGAGAACGGCATCGTCGACTACGTCGAGCACCTCAACGCCACCAAGGACGCGGTGCACCGCAGCGTCATCGCGTTCGAGGCCGAGGACACCAAGGCCGGCATGAGCCTGGACGTCGCGATGCAGTGGAACTCCTCCTTCACCGAGTCGGTGCACACGTTCGCCAACGCGATCAACACCCACGAGGGCGGCACCCACGAGGAGGGCTTCCGGTCCGCGCTGACCAGCCTGGTGAACAAGTTCGGCGAGGACTGGAACCTCATCAAGAAGCGTGAGGACCGGCTGTCCGGTGACGACGTACGCGAGGGCCTGACCGCGATCATCTCGGTAAAGATGGAGCAGCCGCAGTTCGAGGGGCAGACGAAGACCAAGCTCGGCAACACCGAGGCCAAGACGTTCGTCCAGACGCTGATGTACGACCAGCTGAGCCAGTGGTTCGAGAAGAACCCCGGCGAGGGCAAGGACATCGTGCGCAAGGGCATCGCCGCCGCGACCGCCCGGGTGGCCGCCCGCAAGGCGCGTGACCTGGCCCGCAACCGCAAGGGCCTGCTGGGTGGGGGCGGACTGCCGGGCAAGCTCGCCGACTGCCAGTCGACCAACCCCGACGAGTGCGAGATCTTCATCGTGGAGGGTGACTCCGCGGGTGGCTCGGCCAAGGGTGGCCGTGACCCGCGGATCCAGGCGATCCTGCCGATCCGGGGCAAGATCCTCAACGTCGAGCGGGCCAGGATCGACCGGGTGCTGGCGAACGCCGAGGTGCAGGCGATCATCGCCGCGCTGGGCACCGGGATCCACGAGGACTTCGACCTGGCCAAGCTGCGCTATCACAAGATCGTGCTGATGGCCGACGCCGACGTGGACGGCCAGCACATCACCACCCTGCTGCTGACGTTGTTGTTCCGGTACATGAGGCACGTCATCGAGGCCGGCCACGTTTACATCGCACAGCCGCCGCTGTTCAAGATCCGCTGGTCCGGCGCCCAGCACGAGCTCGCCTACTCCGACCGCGAACGCGACGGTCTGCTGGCCGCGGGCCGGGAGGCCGGGCGCAAGCTGCCGAAGGAGAACCCGATCCAGCGTTACAAGGGTCTGGGCGAGATGAACGCCGACGAGTTGTGGGAGACCACGATGGACCCCGACGGCCGGATCCTCGGTCAGGTCACCCTCGACGACGCCGCGCAGGCGGACGAGATCTTCTCCGTACTCATGGGTGAGGACGTCGAGCAGCGGCGTTCGTTCATCCAGCGCAATGCCAAGGACGTCCGGTTCCTCGACATCTGA
- a CDS encoding DUF721 domain-containing protein yields MPTEPPDLPERAAPADLTGPLDAADSLDSVDSAGPVDPGDPGDGADGVDGEAPDPAGRRTDAQEGPRSPDDGDATWNPSGLELARAVAAALARPVIGGGRRGGRSGSGRAGDRRSRAGNTTRTTRSGAGPDDRDPQALDSTIGRLVNERGWTTDVAVAGALARWDHIVGPDVAAHCRAERYVDAELTVRADSTAWATQVRLLAPSLVRRLNEELGDGTVRRVVVLGPSAPSWQRGLRSVRDGRGPRDTYG; encoded by the coding sequence ATGCCGACCGAGCCGCCTGACCTGCCAGAACGCGCCGCTCCGGCCGACCTGACCGGGCCTCTCGACGCTGCGGACTCTCTCGACTCCGTCGACTCCGCGGGTCCCGTCGACCCCGGTGACCCCGGTGACGGTGCCGACGGGGTCGACGGTGAAGCCCCGGATCCGGCCGGCCGGCGTACTGACGCTCAGGAGGGGCCCCGCTCACCCGACGACGGCGACGCGACCTGGAATCCCTCCGGCCTCGAACTGGCCCGGGCGGTCGCGGCCGCCCTGGCGCGCCCCGTGATCGGCGGCGGCCGCCGGGGCGGGCGGTCCGGCTCGGGTCGCGCCGGCGACCGGCGTTCCCGCGCTGGAAACACGACCCGGACCACCAGGTCCGGCGCCGGCCCCGACGACCGCGACCCGCAGGCGCTCGACTCCACCATCGGGAGGCTGGTCAACGAACGCGGCTGGACCACCGACGTGGCCGTCGCCGGGGCACTCGCCCGCTGGGACCACATCGTGGGGCCGGACGTCGCCGCCCACTGCCGGGCGGAGCGGTACGTCGACGCGGAGCTGACCGTCCGGGCCGACTCGACCGCCTGGGCGACCCAGGTGCGGTTGCTCGCTCCGAGCCTGGTGCGGCGGCTGAACGAGGAACTCGGTGACGGGACCGTCCGGCGGGTGGTCGTCCTCGGCCCGTCGGCGCCCAGCTGGCAGCGGGGTCTGCGCAGCGTCCGCGACGGACGGGGACCCCGGGACACCTACGGCTGA
- the recF gene encoding DNA replication/repair protein RecF (All proteins in this family for which functions are known are DNA-binding proteins that assist the filamentation of RecA onto DNA for the initiation of recombination or recombinational repair.) yields MYVAHLSLTDFRNYATVELDLQPGVTVFLGQNGQGKTNLVEAVGYLATLGSHRVPHDAPLVRADATRAIVRGDVVRDARHALIELEVTPGRANRARLNRSPVSRPGDVLGVLRTVLFAPEDLALVKGDPDTRRRFLDELMVARAPRLSGVRQDYDRVLRQRNTLLKTAAQASSGALRTLDAWDSHLARLSGELLAARLATLELLRPLVAKAYAHVSPTQEEVRLDYRSSADLGDQVTAAALADDVTAALAERRDEEVRRGVSLVGPHRDDVVLSLGEFPAKGYASHGESWSVALALRLAAYDLLCSDGGEPVLILDDVFAELDAGRRRRLAGLVAGAEQVLVTAAVAEDVPEQLAGARYVVADGRVEHADRAA; encoded by the coding sequence GTGTACGTCGCGCACCTCTCCCTCACCGACTTCCGCAACTACGCCACGGTCGAACTCGACCTCCAACCCGGAGTCACGGTGTTTCTGGGCCAGAACGGCCAGGGCAAGACCAATCTCGTGGAGGCGGTCGGCTACCTCGCGACTCTCGGATCGCACCGGGTGCCGCACGACGCGCCGTTGGTGCGCGCCGACGCCACCCGGGCGATCGTCCGCGGGGACGTCGTCCGCGACGCCCGGCACGCACTGATCGAGCTGGAGGTCACGCCCGGGCGCGCCAACCGGGCCCGGCTCAACCGGTCGCCGGTCTCCCGTCCGGGGGACGTTCTCGGCGTTCTCCGTACGGTCCTGTTCGCACCCGAGGACCTCGCTCTGGTGAAGGGTGACCCGGACACCAGGCGGCGGTTCCTGGACGAGCTGATGGTGGCTCGCGCGCCACGTCTTTCCGGCGTACGACAGGACTACGACCGGGTGCTGCGTCAGCGGAACACCCTGCTGAAGACGGCCGCGCAGGCGTCCTCCGGGGCACTGCGCACGCTGGACGCGTGGGACTCACACCTGGCCCGGCTCAGTGGGGAGCTGCTCGCGGCCCGGCTGGCCACGCTCGAGTTGCTGCGCCCGCTGGTGGCGAAGGCGTACGCCCACGTCTCGCCCACGCAGGAGGAGGTCCGGCTCGACTACCGCAGCTCCGCCGACCTCGGTGACCAGGTCACCGCCGCCGCGCTGGCCGACGACGTCACCGCCGCGCTGGCCGAACGCCGGGACGAGGAGGTACGCCGCGGCGTCTCCCTGGTCGGTCCGCACCGCGACGACGTGGTCCTCAGCCTCGGCGAGTTCCCGGCGAAGGGGTACGCCAGCCACGGCGAGTCGTGGTCGGTGGCGCTGGCGCTGCGGCTGGCGGCGTACGACCTGCTGTGCAGTGACGGCGGTGAGCCGGTGCTGATCCTGGACGACGTGTTCGCCGAACTCGACGCCGGACGCAGGCGCCGGCTGGCAGGTCTGGTGGCGGGCGCGGAACAGGTGCTGGTCACCGCCGCCGTGGCCGAGGACGTCCCGGAGCAGCTGGCCGGGGCGCGCTACGTCGTCGCGGACGGGAGGGTCGAACATGCCGACCGAGCCGCCTGA
- the gnd gene encoding phosphogluconate dehydrogenase (NAD(+)-dependent, decarboxylating), translating to MEIGLVGLGKMGANMRERLRAADHTVVGYDRNPEVSDVDSLEAMVAQMSRPRVVWVMVPAGDVTRSVIAELAALLDEGDVVVDGGNSRWTDDVISAQKLAERGIGFVDCGVSGGVWGRTNGYALMCGGTTEDVAKVQPAFDALKPEGEFGFVHAGKVGAGHFAKMVHNGIEYGVMQAYAEGYELLEATDIVDNVTDVFRSWREGTVIRSWLLDLLVSALEEDQGLEKIRGYADDSGEGRWTVEAAIDNAVPMPAIAAALFARFASRQDDSPAMKAIAAMRNQFGGHAVHPDAHSVRPDTEAP from the coding sequence ATGGAGATCGGGCTCGTCGGCCTGGGCAAGATGGGCGCCAACATGCGGGAGCGCCTGCGTGCCGCCGACCACACGGTCGTGGGATACGACCGCAATCCCGAGGTCTCCGACGTGGACAGTCTCGAGGCGATGGTCGCCCAGATGTCGCGGCCGCGCGTGGTGTGGGTGATGGTGCCGGCGGGCGACGTGACCCGCTCGGTGATCGCCGAACTCGCCGCGCTCCTGGACGAGGGTGACGTCGTCGTCGACGGCGGCAACTCCCGCTGGACCGACGACGTGATCAGCGCCCAGAAGCTCGCCGAGCGCGGCATCGGGTTCGTCGACTGCGGGGTCTCCGGCGGTGTGTGGGGCCGCACCAACGGCTACGCGCTGATGTGCGGCGGCACGACGGAGGACGTGGCGAAGGTTCAGCCGGCCTTCGACGCGCTCAAGCCGGAGGGCGAGTTCGGCTTCGTCCACGCCGGTAAGGTCGGTGCCGGGCACTTCGCCAAGATGGTGCACAACGGCATCGAGTACGGCGTGATGCAGGCATACGCCGAGGGGTACGAGCTCCTCGAGGCCACCGACATCGTCGACAACGTCACCGACGTCTTCCGCTCCTGGCGCGAGGGCACCGTGATCCGGTCCTGGCTGCTCGACCTGCTGGTCTCGGCGCTGGAGGAGGACCAGGGCCTGGAGAAGATCCGGGGATACGCCGACGACTCCGGCGAGGGCCGGTGGACGGTCGAGGCCGCCATCGACAACGCCGTACCCATGCCGGCCATCGCCGCAGCGCTCTTCGCCCGCTTCGCCTCCCGCCAGGACGACTCCCCGGCGATGAAGGCGATCGCCGCGATGCGCAACCAGTTCGGCGGCCACGCGGTGCACCCGGACGCGCATTCGGTGCGTCCGGACACCGAGGCTCCCTGA